The following coding sequences are from one Azospirillum humicireducens window:
- a CDS encoding N-acetylmuramic acid 6-phosphate etherase, with protein MAGGTEDAAHRYSRLDLWPAGELMTALWEGQTRALAACAPALPAVAAAVEAAAHRLAGGRGRLVYAGAGSSAMVAALDGLDLGPTFDWPAERLVLLIAGGLDLSRGLTGAAEDDEASGRAEAARVGIAADDVVVGLSASGASAYTVGVLRAAREAGALTMGIASSAGSPLLEAVEHPILTLTGPEVIAGSTRLGAGTAQKVVLNLFSTGVMTALGNVYDNLMVNVRPENAKLRRRCAAMVARIAGVDEASAGAALERHGDVRRAVLGLAGLDGPDIDRLLIETGGNLRRAMERAAGLRSVA; from the coding sequence ATGGCGGGCGGCACGGAGGATGCGGCGCACCGGTACAGCCGGCTGGACCTCTGGCCGGCTGGTGAGCTGATGACGGCCCTTTGGGAGGGGCAGACGCGGGCGCTCGCCGCCTGCGCGCCCGCCCTTCCGGCCGTCGCCGCCGCCGTGGAGGCAGCCGCGCACCGGTTGGCCGGCGGTCGGGGGCGGCTGGTCTATGCCGGCGCCGGATCCTCGGCCATGGTGGCGGCGCTGGACGGGCTCGATCTGGGGCCGACCTTCGACTGGCCGGCCGAGCGGCTGGTCCTGCTGATCGCGGGCGGGCTCGACCTGTCGCGCGGGCTGACCGGCGCAGCGGAGGATGACGAGGCGTCCGGCCGCGCTGAAGCGGCCCGCGTCGGCATCGCCGCGGATGATGTGGTCGTCGGCCTGTCGGCCAGCGGGGCCAGCGCCTACACAGTCGGCGTTCTCCGCGCCGCGCGGGAGGCGGGAGCCCTGACCATGGGGATCGCCAGCAGCGCCGGGTCCCCGCTCTTGGAGGCCGTCGAACATCCCATTCTGACCCTGACCGGGCCGGAGGTGATCGCCGGTTCCACCCGCCTTGGCGCCGGCACCGCGCAGAAGGTGGTGCTGAACCTGTTCTCGACCGGCGTGATGACCGCGCTCGGCAATGTCTACGACAACCTGATGGTCAATGTCCGGCCGGAGAACGCCAAGCTCCGCCGCCGCTGCGCCGCAATGGTCGCGCGCATCGCCGGGGTGGACGAGGCGTCGGCCGGGGCGGCGCTGGAGCGGCATGGCGACGTCCGCCGTGCCGTGCTGGGGCTTGCCGGCTTGGACGGTCCCGACATCGACCGCCTGCTGATCGAGACCGGCGGCAACCTGCGCCGGGCGATGGAACGCGCCGCCGGGCTCCGCTCCGTCGCCTGA
- a CDS encoding GntR family transcriptional regulator, producing the protein MSTAAAAPFDPTALSDALPLPLYLQLARHLRALIVEGRLTDQDALPGERELAETFAVSRVTVRKALRELIAEGLLHQRQGAGTFINRSPHVEQRLSALTSFTEDIGGRGLKPDSRWLGRSAGTATPEEAMALGLRPGAEVVRLHRLRLADGTPLAIELSALPASFLPDPELVQGSLYETLRGRGHPPFRALQRLSAIRLPADQAALLGVPDGAPALYIERRTFLENGTPLEFVRSHYRGDAYDFVVELSLA; encoded by the coding sequence ATGTCCACCGCCGCCGCGGCCCCGTTCGACCCGACCGCCCTGTCGGATGCCCTGCCGCTGCCGCTCTATCTGCAGCTGGCGCGGCATCTGCGGGCGCTGATCGTCGAGGGGCGGCTGACCGACCAGGACGCCCTGCCCGGCGAGCGCGAACTGGCGGAAACCTTCGCCGTTTCCCGTGTCACCGTGCGCAAGGCATTGCGGGAGCTGATCGCGGAAGGGCTGCTGCACCAACGCCAGGGGGCCGGCACCTTCATCAACCGCAGCCCCCATGTGGAACAGCGTCTGTCGGCGCTGACCAGCTTCACCGAGGATATCGGCGGGCGCGGGCTGAAGCCCGACTCGCGCTGGCTCGGCCGGTCCGCCGGCACCGCGACGCCGGAGGAGGCGATGGCGCTGGGGTTGCGTCCGGGGGCGGAGGTGGTGCGGCTGCACCGGCTGCGTCTGGCCGACGGCACGCCGCTCGCCATCGAACTCAGCGCCCTGCCCGCCAGCTTCCTGCCCGATCCGGAACTGGTGCAGGGCTCCCTGTACGAGACCTTGCGCGGGCGGGGCCATCCGCCCTTCCGTGCCCTGCAACGCTTGTCTGCCATTCGCCTGCCGGCGGATCAGGCCGCACTTCTGGGGGTTCCCGACGGCGCCCCCGCCCTTTACATTGAGCGCCGCACCTTCCTGGAGAACGGAACCCCTCTGGAGTTCGTCCGTTCCCACTACCGCGGCGACGCCTATGACTTCGTCGTGGAGCTGTCGCTGGCCTGA
- a CDS encoding HAD family hydrolase: MKPALDTPFRVRAILFDMDGTLIDTTGPVERSWRSWAARHDLDPNAILAVCHGVRSIETVRRFAPAGADIDNEVRLVEECYTNDTEGVRAVPGALELLQSLPRHRWAVVTSAPQDMARKRIAQAGLPLPDLLIGADNVTHGKPHPEGYRTAAEKLGFDPRETVVFEDAPAGLKAGHAAGALVIGLTTTLPAHKLGDNLCLPDLTALQVRVDEDGLEIVAVGG; this comes from the coding sequence ATGAAGCCTGCCCTTGATACCCCGTTCCGTGTCCGCGCCATCCTGTTCGACATGGACGGCACACTGATCGACACCACGGGCCCCGTGGAACGCTCCTGGCGCAGCTGGGCTGCCCGGCACGATCTGGATCCCAACGCCATCCTGGCCGTCTGCCACGGTGTCCGCAGCATCGAGACCGTCCGCCGCTTCGCCCCCGCCGGTGCCGACATCGACAACGAGGTGCGTCTGGTGGAGGAGTGCTACACCAATGACACCGAAGGCGTGCGTGCCGTTCCCGGCGCCCTGGAGCTTCTGCAATCGCTGCCGCGCCATCGCTGGGCGGTGGTGACATCCGCGCCGCAGGACATGGCGCGCAAGCGGATCGCCCAGGCCGGCCTGCCCCTGCCCGACCTGCTGATCGGCGCCGACAACGTCACCCATGGCAAGCCCCACCCCGAAGGCTACCGCACAGCCGCCGAGAAGCTCGGCTTCGACCCGCGCGAAACCGTTGTGTTCGAGGATGCCCCGGCGGGCCTGAAGGCCGGCCACGCCGCCGGCGCGCTGGTGATAGGACTGACCACGACGCTGCCGGCACATAAGCTGGGCGATAATCTGTGCCTGCCCGATCTGACGGCGCTGCAGGTGCGGGTGGACGAGGATGGGTTGGAGATCGTGGCGGTGGGTGGATGA
- a CDS encoding SIS domain-containing protein, protein MTEQKPPRNLPLMATEAAEAPAAVARQIERCGAGFAELGEQLRRNPPRFVVTCARGSSDHASAYGKYLIETRMGRAVASIGPSIASVYGGRLSLEGALFVAVSQSGRSPDLLRLVEAAKAGGALVVGFVNAEDSPLAGLCDHCLPLSAGPERSVAATKSCIASLAAYLQLVAHWQDDPALKSTLAALPETLEAAKTLDWKPALMPLAGARNLYVLGRGVGFGAALEMALKFKETCRLHAEAFSAAEVVHGPLALVGPGFPVLALTQADAAEPHTRAVVERIVGLGAAVATTESGLAGTTLLPSLPDLAPEAAPLAALQSFYGAVYELALARGIDPDSPPNLAKVTKTV, encoded by the coding sequence ATGACAGAGCAGAAGCCGCCCCGAAATCTTCCCCTGATGGCCACCGAAGCCGCAGAGGCGCCCGCCGCGGTGGCCCGGCAGATCGAGCGTTGCGGCGCCGGCTTCGCCGAATTGGGGGAGCAGCTGCGCCGCAATCCGCCTCGCTTCGTCGTCACCTGCGCGCGCGGCAGTTCCGACCATGCGTCGGCCTACGGCAAATACCTGATCGAAACGCGCATGGGCCGGGCGGTGGCCTCCATCGGGCCGTCCATTGCCTCGGTCTATGGCGGGCGGCTGAGCCTGGAGGGCGCGCTGTTCGTCGCCGTCTCGCAGTCCGGCCGCAGCCCGGACCTGCTCCGGCTGGTGGAGGCGGCGAAGGCCGGCGGGGCGCTGGTGGTCGGTTTCGTCAATGCGGAGGATTCGCCGCTGGCGGGCCTGTGCGACCATTGCCTGCCGCTGTCGGCCGGGCCGGAGCGCAGCGTCGCCGCGACCAAATCCTGCATCGCCTCGCTCGCCGCCTATCTGCAGCTGGTCGCCCATTGGCAGGACGACCCGGCGCTGAAATCCACCTTGGCCGCCCTGCCGGAGACTCTGGAGGCGGCGAAGACGCTGGACTGGAAGCCGGCGCTGATGCCGCTGGCCGGCGCACGGAACCTCTATGTGCTGGGGCGCGGGGTCGGCTTCGGAGCGGCGCTGGAGATGGCGCTGAAGTTCAAGGAGACCTGCCGCCTGCATGCGGAAGCCTTCAGCGCGGCGGAGGTCGTCCACGGGCCGCTGGCGCTGGTCGGTCCCGGATTCCCCGTGCTGGCCCTGACCCAGGCCGACGCGGCGGAACCGCACACCCGCGCGGTGGTGGAGCGCATCGTCGGGCTGGGGGCCGCCGTTGCCACGACGGAAAGCGGCCTTGCCGGCACCACGCTGCTGCCGAGCTTGCCGGATCTGGCGCCGGAAGCCGCGCCGTTGGCGGCGTTGCAGAGCTTCTACGGCGCGGTCTATGAACTGGCGCTGGCCCGCGGCATCGATCCCGACAGCCCGCCCAACCTCGCCAAAGTGACGAAGACCGTCTGA